A DNA window from Staphylococcus warneri contains the following coding sequences:
- a CDS encoding O-methyltransferase, whose translation MMNTNHSYILNLHKINDNHIEALREYAVNHQVPIVDRNTLEMIKQIIRINHTTRILEIGTAIGYSAMQFASVSDDIQVTTIERNSEMIHQAKSNISNNHYSHRIRLIEGDALEQFDKIKDQTFDMLFIDAAKAQSKKFFELYTPLLREGGIVITDNVLYHGFVSDIDIVRSRNVRQMVKKVQQFNEWLMQQDDYTTNFLNMDDGLAISIKGE comes from the coding sequence ATAATGAATACAAATCATTCATATATTCTTAATCTGCATAAAATTAATGACAATCATATAGAAGCCTTAAGAGAATATGCAGTTAATCATCAAGTACCTATCGTCGATCGAAATACATTAGAAATGATTAAACAAATCATTCGTATAAATCATACAACTCGTATTCTTGAAATTGGTACAGCAATTGGATATAGCGCCATGCAATTCGCTTCAGTATCGGACGATATTCAAGTAACTACAATCGAAAGAAATTCAGAAATGATACATCAAGCTAAATCAAATATTTCAAATAATCATTATTCTCATCGAATACGTCTTATTGAGGGAGATGCTTTAGAGCAATTCGATAAAATTAAAGATCAAACATTCGATATGTTATTTATCGATGCAGCAAAAGCACAATCAAAGAAATTTTTTGAGTTATACACTCCCTTACTTAGAGAAGGTGGCATTGTCATTACTGATAATGTACTTTACCATGGCTTTGTTTCAGACATAGATATTGTAAGATCAAGAAACGTACGACAAATGGTAAAAAAAGTTCAACAATTTAATGAGTGGTTAATGCAACAAGATGACTATACAACAAACTTTTTAAATATGGATGATGGATTAGCAATTTCAATAAAAGGAGAATGA